The Theobroma cacao cultivar B97-61/B2 chromosome 2, Criollo_cocoa_genome_V2, whole genome shotgun sequence genome includes the window TATGAAAGAAAACACAGATGCAAATTTTAATGATAGGGTTGTTGGCCATAATTACCACAATAATTAGCTAGAAAAAAGAGGTAATCAATCAAATGGGCTAATCAACCAAGCTCAACCTATATGCTTATTAACTAATGAAAAGGCATCCCATGAAAGAATAAACATAGCATGAAGACTACAGTAGGGTATTGAAACTCATATCTTTAATTCTTCATGATGGTACAGATATAAAGGGATCTTTTATCAAACAATGGAACATTGAACAATGATGGagaaaccaaaataaaaaaaaagaccaaGACAATGTCAACCTAAATTCTAGTAGAAAAAGGCCACATATATTTAAGCATTTGCTTCTGCCTCTCTTCCCACTCGCAACAAAGTACAATGGAAAAGGTCTAACAAACTTGCAGAAATTCCTTATGAGTACTTCCTaaagaagcaagaaacaaTAAATCATTGAAAAGATATGACAACttcaacaaattaattattacattCAGTGTTGTTAGGGTGCGCACCTAGGCGCTAAGACACAGCGCCAGATAACTGAAAAGATATTAGACAAAATTTAGATGTTGCTTATTCTTACAACTGTGAGAGTAACCATAAATGGCACCACACACAACCAACAATTTTCACTAGATTCAAAGGGTTACCAAATTTAGCTACTGCTAATCAGTATAGTGTCTCTAACAGATTTGAACCTAGCATAGAAAGATTGCGTTCATTTCATTCTTACTAATATTGCCctaataatagaaaataattagttattttccttttttctacTCTTTTTAAGTTAGAAAACCTAGAAGTATCAATACAGAGAAATGCAAATTGTGGACTATGCTTCATTATCATTTTCTCTAAACATTATTACTCTAGGAACCTGTGAATCTGACCTAGGTGTGTGAGTTTTTTATGTGCATTCCTTCTAACATTAAGtcaaaaaaaagtttcaaaaaaaaCTAGTAGAAAAATGCATACAGGAAAGCAATTGTTGAGTTCCCTAGACTACTGACATCTACTAGCTCTTTTACCCTTTCATCCTAAATTAGGCATACAAGTTCAGAATTGAAAGCAAATAATTTCCCCCCTCTTGCAAACTTCTTCCTTTCCTATCCTATTTTACTGCTACCATCAAGAAAACTTTACAGGGCAATATATATTGAACAGCACCATCCcatgaaaatgaaaacatcTATCTAGCAAAACTGTCGGACTATCTTTGGCACAACATTACAACAAAGAGGGTAATAAAGCCGAGAAATTTATCAGgccaataaatttttttgctttttcacaCAGTTCAAACTGATACTCCCTCACCATTACAGCAAAATTGAGCAAAGGTTCACCTAGAAATACTGCTAGCAAAAATTTCTTTCCACCACTAAAGTAGGAAtggaaaacaagcaaaaataCCTCTACAAATTTACACTTAAAAACTTGAGTTCCCACTACTTAAAAACATAACATCCAAGACTGCAACTTGAACACACAACCAAGCTCTCACAAGCAAGAAACAAATCTCAAAACTAATAGCAAGAAATGTTAACAAAGGCCgtaagcaagaaaacaaaacccaattgatcaaataaccagcattaaaataacaaaaaattacttcaacaaggaaaataataataacaaaaacgAACCCAGTAACAGTTCGCAAACAACACACTCAAAACCCGTTTCAGAACTCCAAAATCCAAAACCCAACCCAACGAAAAAAATCCCAACTTTGACATGGTTTATAACGAAAATAAATACCCATTAAAAATTAGAATGAAAAAAGACTCACATAAATATTGAGTTGCCTGatgaaagaagagaaattGCTGTGCTTGAAGTACTTAGGAAGcaaatgaattgaaaattCCGTCATATCCCAAATTATAAAACTATCACTGTTTTGGCTCCATGAAATTACTGAATCCGTGGCCTCATCATCTACCATTTCATAACATTTCTTTAGAAAAGGTGCTATTGACTGAGACCCATTCTCACTTGGTTTCACCATAACTGAAATCTGCTAAGAACCACAAAGAAATTTGACAGTGAGGAACTTCCTTTTCTATATATTTAACAAAGAGAATGAGAAGGGTAAGTTGGGAATTCTATAAATGGAGAAAATTGTACGGGCCTTGAAGGAAAGTCCTTGCTCAACCGCGTGAAGTTTGGAATATGCTTTcatggaaaaaacaaaagcacttttcctttttgttttcgaAGAGGCAAAGATACTTTAGAGGAATGGTGTTTCGCCGTTGGTCCCCGCAGTGTGGTCGTTTCGGCACCAATCAGTGAATGTCACGTGGAGGATGTTTGTATTTTAGCTTCGTAATTATTCACTTTTACATCGATTTGTTCTGTTCTGGGAACTGGGAAGGGACAGCGAAGTTACCTTGCAATTGGGGAGGATGATTGTGATTGACGATTCTGACTGACTGGCCTAGTGTTTGTGTTCTTTGTCCATATTGGGAGACTTTCTTTTTGGTTAAGTTCAAGTTTGCTACATGTATCATATCCATTTCATGGATTTAATCTCTCTATTataatcttaattttattttataataaattaaaaataatcattatcacaataatatgaatattcaaCTGTTAAATTAAGTGACTGGCGTAATCTTAAGCATTTAATGCGacacatgaatttttatattaattgattaCATATTCTGCATATTTACAACTATAATTAGTGATTAATAATCGAAAGAAGTGGTTAGTTAGCAAAATACACTCAATGTAACTAAAATAATGTCGCCACGtcaataaatttaatgattcAATATTCAAGTCAACGAAATTAATTACATATTCTGAACACTTACAACTATAATTAACGATTAATAATTGAAAGAAGTGGCTCGTTAGCAAAATTCACTCcatgtaagtaaaataagtCACCACGtcaataaatttaatgattcAATATCCAGGTTGatgattattatatataaattaaattcggtaaaaattttgatgtaaagattaaaactttattattgaaataataCATATTTCAATGTTAGATATCAatgttgttttataaaaaaaaaaaattgaaaagagaaatttgaatattactttttaaataaaaagagtaTGCACCGTTTAataaattacatttaaatGTGTACGTATTGTACAGTCTTTTATCCGAAGAAtcgagtttaaatttttttttaatttctttacaAATGTTGATTTGTCTATGGAATTTTTGCATGCATGTCATAACACGCGGCAGAGTTGCCCCTTGGAAGAGCGAGCAATACGTTACCTCGACACCGTCAACTACGCGGGAGTTGGTTGCTATTTAAGCTGAAGAGTATTTTTGTACACATACActcatcatcttcttcagcaAATTATCTTTTTGCAGAGTCTCTGACAGAGAGTGATAGAAGCCGCAAAGTAACCCTTTGCAATGGCAAACATGAACACTTCTTCTAAAGGTCTTCTCAAAAGCGAAGCTCTAAAAAAGGTTACTAAACCCATCTTCCCCTATCTCTCATTCTTTCTGTATATGCCAACTATATGTTAAAAGTCtcaatttatatatttgataGTGCATTTATGATTTACCCATTTTCATGGAAGCAGTACATCTTGAATACTAGTGCATATCCTAGAGAGCATGAGCAACTTAAAGGGATAAGAGATGCAACAGCACAGAAGTATCCTAACCTGTAAGTTGGatatttcttctttgaaaacaattttgaagGTATATATGACATGGGATTTAGAttgttttttttgttgtttttttggGAGGTTTCAGATGCGCAATGGGTGTGCCAGTAGACGAGGGACAGTTCCTATCGATGCTTTTGAAGCTCATGAATGCCAAGAGGACAATGGAGATTGGCGTTTTCACAGGCTACTCTCTGCTTGCAACTGCCCTTGCATTGCCTGATGATGGCAAGGTGGGTTTACTTAAACCAATTAATTAGAACAATGATTTCAATTGATTCGATTTGATGATCACATTGTTTTTCTATTATCACTTTTGGTGTGCTGAATTGGATTtgctgaaaatgaaaattgcaATTGACAAGCTGCCAGTGTATGTCAATTGACAATACATCTTGAGTCGAGACTGATGTAGATCATCATATATATTGTACTTTGCAACCAACAAATTCTGCTCAAAATACTTTAATTATTCCCATAAACCCCTTATCCTGACTAAATATCAAATCTGATCTTAGAATTTTGGTACATCAAAATGTTGGTTTTGCCCCTTTGgttgttctttctttccaaTCTCAGTTCTTTAGAGTTGCAAAACtttcaatatttttgtgaTCAACATGAATCTAGCAATTTCActgtctctctctttttctcattCAGATAACAGCAATAGACACGAGCTGGGAGTTCTTTGAAGTGGGGCTGCCATTCATTAAGAAAGCAGGCATGGAGCATAAGATCAATTTTATCGAGTCAGATGCCATGAAGGTTCTAAACGAAATGTCGAGCAATGTAAGTTCTCTAATATCAACCCGATGTAAGCTGCCATATAAGAAAGAGAATATATCAAATCTCAATTTTCTGCATGCTGATGATTACAATTCTTTTGTTGCAGGATAAGCAAAAACCAGAGTTCGACTTTGTTTTCGTGGATGCTGACAAAACCAGTTACATGAAATATCATGAACATATAAAGAAACTTGTGAAGATTGGTGGTGTAGTTGCATATGATAACACATTATGGTTTGGTTTTCTTGCTCAAGAAGAAGCAGAGGTGCCGGAGAGTGCCAGGGCTTCACGAAAGGCCATGTTGAATTTCAATGTGAACTTAGCTTCCGATCCCTGCATGGAGGTTTCCCAAGTTTCAATCGGTGATGGTGTTACACTATGTAGAAGGATTAGTTAAATTAGAACCAGTATCACCTTTACAAAATGTCTATGCTGCTCTTTTTAATATGTTGACTTCTGTCTTAATTTGAGGTGAATTTGATCCATCATCTCAACTAAATTGGTAAATttgtactttattttttaaaatttcaccaaaaaatttttcaaaattttaatttaataaaataaaaccataTACCAAGAGAAACCCACCTTACAACATAACTCAAAAAATCACATTTCAATCCAATTATGAAGTATTCTACCATTGTTTGTTGAACAAGTCTTTGAGCACAAGATTTATAATgaagtaaaaattaattatgctTTAATTGTTCACCATAATCGAGAAACAAAATTAGTGATAGAAATACTAGCTACGCATCTATAATGAAGCAGAAATTAATTATGCTTTAATTGTTCATTATATtaattgagaaagaaaagtaatgACAGAAAAACTTGCTAGGCATGGAGTAGTTTAGCCACAAATTCGTCAATGTTCTTATCTGAACTTCCACCTTCATCAGTTGCGTCTCTAGCCAAATTCTTCCACTTGTTTGCATTCTCCTTAACCTGTTTGCCCCTTTCTCCTTCCATTAGTTCCTTTATGCACTGTTGTATAATCTCTCCTCTCACAATACCTTTCTCATCAGGGAAGGCTCTAATTCCAATTCCCCAAATCTCTTCAACGTGCTTTGCATTTGTGGCTTGGTCAGCCCATTGCGGCATTCCCAGCATTGGAACCCCTAAACACAATGCTTCAAGAACAGAATTATAGCCACAATGAGTAAGAAAGCATCCCACAGAGTCATGTGCCAGCACCTCCAACTGAGGGCACCATGCCACCATCAAACCCTTCTCCCCAGTCTCCTCTTTGAAATTATATGGCAGCTTGGTCTCTTCTGATTCCCTCACTACCCACAAGAAATAGCAATTGCTTACTTTCAAACCCCAAGCTATCTCTGCCATTTCTTCGACTCCTAGATCTGCCAAGCTCCCAAATGAGACATAGACCACTGAGCCATTTGGCTTGCCATTTAGCCAATTCATGCAAGTGTTGGTGTTCGGGTTGAAAAGATTCATGCCATAGTCTTTGTTACCTTCTAGCCTTCTGTCCAAGTGCATGGATGGAATGGTTGGTCCTACTGTCCCTAGCTTCCAGATTTCTGACATCCAATCTACAACCTAAATAAAAAACGACGACGCAATAATTTCTTTCCATCTGTCATGTCCGCAAAATTAAGaaacatttaaaaacaaaGTCAACCAGGCTTTAAGAAGATAAGGGTACCTCTTTCTCCAATTCGTAAAAAGTGTTTACCAGAACCCAATCAGCTGCATCAATGTTGGAGAATTGATTCACGATCATATCAAACCAGGCCGGGTGTGATCCATAAAGATACACCACAGATGGCAGCTCGGAAACTTTATATAGAGGTAATCCAGGAAGGGAAACATTAGGTCCTTCAAGTGGCAGCTTAAGAAGCCCCTCGCTCACATGGTAATTTATGCTGTTAACAGCACAAGACTGCGTGAAAAACACTGCTCCGAGTAACCCTAACTGCCTTGCAACATCAAGTGCCCAAGGCAGAAATGAATCATAGATAATGGCATCAAATGGAAAATCAGTATCACCAAGTTTCTGGATTAAACTTGCTAGACTTTGCGAGCCTACTGACCGGAAAGTTGACAGGTAAGCATCAGGGCTTCCGGCCTGAGCAAAACCACCTTCGTCGAAGCCATCAGATATTGTCTGGAGATCAATAGAGCTGGTTGGGTCGGAAagaatggagttgtagaggaAGATGGTGGTTACCAGTGTGGCTTTGACGCCTTTGGAGACTAAGCGTTTGGCGAACTGAAGCATAGGGTTGATGTGGCCTTGGCCTGGATACGGAAGGACAAGAACATGACCTTTGTTGGCCTTGTTTTCCTGCGCcatcaattggactttcaGGGCGTCCTCCACTTTGGTCGCCTTGTTTAGCCCACTTTTAATGTATGCATAgtgtaaatatataaaagcaGATTCCCTttgctttttttcttgataagaGCATTATCTCCTCCACAATTTCTACATAGAAAGTGTTTtatctttcccttttttgtgttattttatatttctctTCCTCCTATTCTACAATATTTTTCCTGTCTCATGTTTCATCTTACTCTTGTTTCGTTTTCACTACCAAGACCCGCAAATCCTATTAAAACAAGGAGCTACGTCATCCCAACCTCCATTATTTGTTGCCCTTTATGCCATCAtctctctttatttatttatttattttttaaaaagtagtATATTTCATCACATAATTAAGAGAGTTAATAGAGGTAGTACTTgcttcaatttaattcttttaatatttttcgtttaaatttatcattacaTGTGACGTTGACATCTCATATAATGCTTATGTGATAATACCACATCAATATGTCAAGGTGACGATAAAATGTGATATTATTAAGATTTGAATCAAGACCTCTAATAAACATATAAGATCTTTTACCCCCACAACCAAAGCCTTACTTTTAATTGCAATTTGCttgtattttatttcttcttttcttttctcttgtcttttttattttttttcttcattcctCAAAACTACATcattttaaagtatttttacatttttaaaaatcttaattataaaaacccTTCGAAGCCTTcttctctaaaaaaaaaaaaactccaaaatgacatagttttgaaaaaaaaaataaaatagaaaaagagaaaaataaagaacaaaaaaaaaacataagcAAATTACAACTACAAGTAAGAGTTTGGGTGTAATGGTAAAAGCTTGGCATACTTATtggaaattaatttaaataaaaaatatcaagactaaaatgttatgattttgaatagaaaaattaaatagaaGGAAACACCCTCATCCAAAAACTTTCCAAGTATTTTGAGTGGGTACGGAGACTAttgtgcattttttttttattgtagtAAGTCTTGGAAATTATGGGGTTCAATAGTTCTGTCAATATCACTGATTTGACACTAAtgcaattttcccaaaacaaccaaataacaaaatatattttacaaaatcattcaaacaataaaaaaatgtaactttttgaaaaaaaataataatactttcacaaaattattttctagaaacccatttttttaaaattattttctaaaaaagatttcataaattttttcctttttttttttttctatatttggCCATCCATAGCAAGTTGTACTGAAGAATGGTTTATCATGTTATTGGTTTTTGTAATCAATTTGTCTCCAACGTAAGCCTAGTAAGTTTTAGTCATATTTGATGATGCTACCTTGCCCGGTAATTTCATTTGAAATAAGATGGAGCCTCATGAgagtataataaaataagaatgaaCCCAAATTAGAGCAAAATGGAAAGTGTGgctttaaaaaattgaaatcgaGCTAAACCATCAAGAAATATTACCATtgcaatttaaattgaattgaCCCATCccatgaaatgaaaatgaaaacatcTTTTTAGTAAAAATTGTCATGACTTTGTTTAAATCGAAGAtacattaataaaattttaaaataaaaaataacaaaaaattacttaaaaaaagaatCCAATAATCGTTGCattcaaaatacttaaaactctaatttaaaactttaaaaatttaaaatcataaacacATATATTAGTATTATGATATTTCATATCGGATAGATAAAAGAAGGGTCTTCGAGTTTATAAGTGTTTGACATTTTAAAATAGCTTAATAATTTTGTGATAAATTGGTATTGAAGTCAACTTGAATCCAACTTCAAAGTCATACCAAGTGTCTTAAATAAATCACGAGTGAAAGTAATTTTCACTATGAATGTGTCACCtgaaatttcataatttttaaaaacttaaaaaatcatCGGGAGGAGTCAATTGAtgacaacttaataaatagAGGATTCAATCGAAACAATTTAAAGTTAGGAGCATCAAACGTGAAAATAATACAACTTCTGGGTTCAGGTCAAAAGGTCCGAGTTTCGCCAACTTCTCGCCCCTTACCGCCTCGCTTTGCCCTTCCTCAGTAAGCAGTTACCGTTAAAAGTtcacaacttttttttttaaaaaaaaatcaatgaataTAGTTATAGTTTCTTGATTCTCTGTTTCGAGCAATTAAGCGTTTTTGTGTAGTTACTCTTTGGTGGAATCAGGTGAATTGAAGGCATGGGTCGGTCGCGGACAGTCTCTCGTTCCACTGAAGATGATCTCAATCAAAggtttctttttaattttgtttaaatttaaattcttctCTCAAAAAATTTCCCTTCAAAATCTTGTTTTTAGTTGCAAATTTTGCCCCCTTTTCTgggttttttatttgtattttgatttcGATTGTTCCAGTAGATCCAAAAGGAAAAGGACCGCGTATGGTGGCGTCGAGAATCTAGAGCTTCCACCTTCAGGTATCGGATAATTTGGGCCCCATtcaattgttttattatttgctTGTTGTTAATCAAACGtaattttactttacttttttaacaatttttgaaaatattaaataacaagaaatcaagcaaCAATCAAATGGAACCCTAATTGTctgtaaaattatttataaaaaataaaatgctacTGGTTTATCTACTCGGTTGCTTTTGCTCgttttagttttgaaatctTACTTTCTGTTTTAGTTGTAGAAGTTATGAACTTATATACAAGGATGTAAATGTGTCTCTGCTAATCTTGTTGTTCTCCACTGATTCCATTTCTTTCAATAAGGTGTTGGACAAGTAGCGAATGAAGCGAAAGGGCCAGCATTATATCACTGTAATTATTGCAACAAGGATATTTCTGGAATGGTTCGGATTAAATGTGCAGTTTGTCCAGATTTTGACCTTTGTGTGGAGTGCTTTTCTGTTGGAGCTGAGGTTACTCCTCACAAGGGCAATCATCCATACAGGGTTATGGTTAGTTGCCTTCTTTAGAGTTACTTTTTCCCTTGTCATTTAAGCAATTCATGGTCATTGCATGATTGCAGGTGGTTAGCTCCAATTAAGATTGTTTGCCATCAGTCTTATCTGAAATCTGAAACCTGCTGTTTCTTCTCATCCTGCTTGGGGAGTATATACAAAATTCAGGAACAGAACAAAGGAATCtttgtatttgaaatatttccagtctttcattttttatttcagcAAGTTGTTAGCTCTATAGTACAGAGAAGTGatgtaatttgaataaatggagacttttttttttttaagagataGTAAATGAAACTGTGGACATTCATTGATAAATAGACGTTGTAAGAACTGTTTATCTGTATTCCTgtttattttgacataaaataaaagcatTAAATGTGCATAATGCATAAATCAACTAGAACTTGCTTTGCAAAACAAACCTAAATCATCAGAAGATGTCTAATCTCCATTGAACATTTTGGCATCTGCTTAGTGGCAAAAGGTTCACTTTAATAAGCTAAATCATCAGAAGATTCACAATCTTGTGCTTCATGTCATTTGCTTGGTCACAAAGGATTGCCATCAAAGTGCAAGTCTCTGTCCAGGCTTTCTTGTTCAATTCTCAGGAAAAAATAAGCAATGTGAGCATCCTGTTTTAGTaaattttaagtcattttagACTAGAAAGTACAGTCATCTGGTTTTCAGACACAAGTGCAGGGTGGAAGAGATAAAGAAGTCTCTCTTTGGCAGATATCGGAGCTGGTTCTTTGTCAACACTTCTGTCTATATACCTCTAGATTGAAGTATGAGGGTGTGCTTGGGCTGTAAATGCATGGAAATGGAAATTAATTTCAGGTTtgacttattttttaaaagagtcCCACAAAGGTAAATGAGTATAGCATACTAGAGCACTTGAAAAGAAGTCAAAGAAACATGGTTACATAGATTATAAGTGAGTTAAGAACAGATTAGTTTTCAGTTTACTACCATTGGCATTTTGAGCTGAAGTTCAAACCATAGATTTCATATGTGTGTCACAACTGCATCCCCCACCCTCTCTCCTTTTTTGTGTAATGGTGGAAAATTCTCTTATTCACATTGCCTGAATATCTCACTTTGGTGGGACATAAATGGGTGATGACCACCTGTAAATTTCTCTACTAATTGGTTCATTAAAGCAGTCATTTTTTCATCATCTCCTCTATTTCCTTCAGCAAGTCTCAGGATAAATGACTTCAAGCATTGTTTTCTCCCTTTTGCTATTGGTTTGGTAGACAT containing:
- the LOC18610037 gene encoding putative caffeoyl-CoA O-methyltransferase At1g67980 codes for the protein MANMNTSSKGLLKSEALKKYILNTSAYPREHEQLKGIRDATAQKYPNLCAMGVPVDEGQFLSMLLKLMNAKRTMEIGVFTGYSLLATALALPDDGKITAIDTSWEFFEVGLPFIKKAGMEHKINFIESDAMKVLNEMSSNDKQKPEFDFVFVDADKTSYMKYHEHIKKLVKIGGVVAYDNTLWFGFLAQEEAEVPESARASRKAMLNFNVNLASDPCMEVSQVSIGDGVTLCRRIS
- the LOC18610038 gene encoding UDP-glycosyltransferase 74G1, producing the protein MAQENKANKGHVLVLPYPGQGHINPMLQFAKRLVSKGVKATLVTTIFLYNSILSDPTSSIDLQTISDGFDEGGFAQAGSPDAYLSTFRSVGSQSLASLIQKLGDTDFPFDAIIYDSFLPWALDVARQLGLLGAVFFTQSCAVNSINYHVSEGLLKLPLEGPNVSLPGLPLYKVSELPSVVYLYGSHPAWFDMIVNQFSNIDAADWVLVNTFYELEKEVVDWMSEIWKLGTVGPTIPSMHLDRRLEGNKDYGMNLFNPNTNTCMNWLNGKPNGSVVYVSFGSLADLGVEEMAEIAWGLKVSNCYFLWVVRESEETKLPYNFKEETGEKGLMVAWCPQLEVLAHDSVGCFLTHCGYNSVLEALCLGVPMLGMPQWADQATNAKHVEEIWGIGIRAFPDEKGIVRGEIIQQCIKELMEGERGKQVKENANKWKNLARDATDEGGSSDKNIDEFVAKLLHA